A portion of the Chromobacterium sp. IIBBL 290-4 genome contains these proteins:
- a CDS encoding YjbH domain-containing protein, whose amino-acid sequence MQKGVPLLFACGAIAQPSLTGQMGYINMPSARVGNDGTLSFGYGYDKPYGILWTSLTLLPWLEVSGRYTSIADVEGFQNQQYGGGYGRYKDKAIDTKFRLLEETTWLPEVSLGLNDIQGNRLWKGTNLIATKQVLPGLEATIGHGSGRIQGMFGGLRYTPSFLPNWSLVAEYDANNYPQDPAPYGIQTYATEKRNKGPAVGLEYQWGWLGLQMAWAQKGSVPIINAHVDIPLNVKEYVPKIQEPAYFSGGPDIPARPTLEQWNDDSARARQLATALGKQDFKNIRIAMQRDTLVMELSNSQISNVGRAVGRAVRTALYFAPLETREIRVVYTELEQPVATYNFYDLQTLNDYLLGKADRTRFLETVNIKPGRDEELQPLDSQTLAQSLKQGINVNLLTNQEADLIQVTSDDTEDNHFHLAPKMGVYFNDPSGAFHYDIMAEATYKRRLDKGLYLDSALSADLANTITQVTQPSNSLLPHVRSDIADYKRVNPPKLNRLLLNQYMTLGSNLYARASAGIYEEMFRGAGGQILYYPSFTSNWAADLAVDALQQRDFKGWFGKRDYQTITAIASLHYQLPMGMTATMRGGRFLAKDDGVRFELSRRFQSGIEAGFWYTVTNGHDTTSPGTPSKPYNDKGVFFSIPLNSLLTFDSRNIGDFSLSPWTRDVGQMVMTPGDLYEILRNPKRDINAYDGLGNFAERPDEQNLPQVTPPVPDYNPWPVVKMRLDDSGAQWLNMDEKTAGFSLAVLAVAAAAAGDKSMNQFFQNHEQNRLVKDWGKLGKDLPYVTAALSGAAFALGDSRLSNTGLIALESGALAVAGSEALKYTVNRERPGNDNSAWNAQAGGVSRWQSSFTSNHAAFLFATVTPFAKEYNQPWLYGLAALAAAGRVASRDHWFSDVAAGSVLGYVAGNWLWQAQRDNSRYQSNLLLTPKQVGVQVNVPIQ is encoded by the coding sequence TTGCAAAAAGGGGTCCCGCTGCTATTCGCCTGCGGCGCCATCGCACAGCCATCGCTAACCGGCCAGATGGGCTATATCAACATGCCCTCCGCCCGCGTGGGCAATGATGGCACCCTCAGTTTCGGCTATGGCTATGACAAGCCATACGGCATTCTTTGGACCTCCCTCACCCTCCTGCCCTGGCTGGAAGTGTCAGGACGCTACACCTCCATCGCAGACGTTGAAGGCTTCCAGAATCAGCAATACGGCGGAGGCTATGGCCGATACAAAGACAAGGCCATCGATACCAAATTCCGCTTGCTGGAAGAAACAACCTGGTTGCCGGAAGTTTCGCTCGGCCTGAACGACATCCAAGGCAACCGGCTTTGGAAAGGCACCAACCTCATCGCGACCAAGCAAGTGCTGCCGGGCCTGGAAGCCACGATAGGCCATGGCTCGGGCCGCATCCAAGGCATGTTCGGCGGTTTGCGCTACACGCCGTCTTTCTTGCCCAACTGGTCGCTGGTCGCCGAATACGACGCCAACAACTACCCTCAAGACCCGGCGCCATACGGCATACAAACCTATGCCACCGAAAAGCGCAACAAAGGGCCTGCCGTAGGCCTCGAATATCAATGGGGCTGGCTGGGTCTGCAAATGGCTTGGGCGCAGAAGGGCTCGGTGCCCATCATCAATGCCCATGTAGACATACCATTGAACGTAAAGGAATATGTCCCCAAGATACAGGAGCCCGCCTATTTCAGCGGCGGCCCCGACATTCCAGCCCGGCCGACGCTGGAGCAGTGGAACGATGACAGCGCCCGAGCCCGCCAGCTGGCCACGGCGCTTGGCAAGCAAGACTTCAAAAACATCCGCATCGCCATGCAGCGCGACACGCTGGTGATGGAGCTGAGCAACAGCCAGATATCCAATGTCGGCCGCGCCGTCGGCCGCGCGGTCAGAACCGCCCTATACTTCGCGCCGTTGGAAACCAGGGAAATCCGGGTGGTTTATACCGAGCTTGAACAGCCGGTCGCCACCTACAACTTCTACGATCTGCAAACGCTCAATGACTATCTGCTTGGAAAAGCAGACCGGACGCGCTTCCTGGAAACCGTCAATATCAAGCCTGGCCGGGACGAGGAACTTCAACCCTTGGACAGCCAAACATTGGCGCAATCGCTGAAGCAGGGCATCAATGTCAATCTGCTGACCAATCAAGAAGCCGATCTGATCCAGGTCACCAGCGACGACACCGAAGACAATCACTTCCATCTGGCGCCCAAGATGGGCGTTTACTTCAACGATCCCAGCGGCGCATTCCACTACGACATCATGGCTGAGGCCACTTACAAGCGCCGGCTGGACAAAGGCCTGTATCTGGACAGCGCACTGAGCGCGGACCTGGCCAACACCATCACCCAAGTCACCCAGCCGTCCAACAGCTTGCTGCCGCACGTGCGCTCGGACATCGCCGATTACAAAAGAGTGAACCCCCCCAAGCTCAACCGATTGCTGCTCAATCAATACATGACGCTGGGCTCCAATCTGTATGCCCGCGCGTCCGCCGGCATTTACGAAGAAATGTTCCGCGGCGCCGGCGGCCAGATTCTTTACTACCCCAGCTTCACATCAAACTGGGCAGCCGATCTGGCCGTGGATGCCTTGCAGCAACGTGACTTCAAAGGATGGTTCGGCAAGCGCGACTACCAAACGATCACCGCGATCGCCTCCTTGCACTACCAGTTGCCCATGGGCATGACCGCCACCATGCGCGGCGGACGTTTCCTGGCCAAGGACGACGGCGTCCGCTTCGAGCTTTCGCGCCGCTTCCAATCCGGCATTGAAGCCGGTTTCTGGTATACCGTGACCAATGGTCATGACACCACCTCCCCGGGCACGCCATCCAAACCCTATAACGACAAGGGCGTCTTCTTCTCCATTCCGCTCAACAGCCTCCTGACCTTCGACTCCCGCAACATCGGCGACTTCTCGCTTTCGCCCTGGACGCGCGACGTCGGCCAGATGGTGATGACGCCGGGCGATCTGTACGAAATCCTTCGCAATCCCAAGCGCGACATCAACGCTTACGATGGGTTAGGCAATTTCGCCGAGCGTCCTGACGAGCAGAATCTGCCGCAAGTCACGCCCCCCGTCCCAGACTACAACCCCTGGCCCGTAGTCAAAATGCGGCTGGACGATTCCGGCGCCCAATGGCTGAACATGGATGAGAAGACCGCCGGCTTCAGCCTTGCGGTGCTTGCCGTGGCCGCCGCAGCGGCTGGCGATAAATCCATGAATCAATTCTTCCAGAATCATGAGCAAAACCGACTGGTGAAAGACTGGGGCAAGCTGGGCAAAGATCTGCCCTATGTGACCGCAGCGCTGTCCGGTGCCGCCTTCGCGCTTGGCGACAGCCGGCTGAGCAACACCGGGCTGATCGCCCTGGAATCCGGAGCCCTGGCGGTGGCCGGCAGCGAGGCGCTCAAGTACACCGTCAACAGAGAACGCCCCGGCAACGACAACAGCGCCTGGAATGCTCAAGCTGGCGGGGTGTCCCGCTGGCAAAGCAGCTTCACCTCCAATCATGCAGCCTTCCTGTTCGCCACGGTCACGCCCTTCGCCAAAGAGTACAACCAACCCTGGCTGTACGGCCTAGCGGCGCTGGCCGCAGCCGGCAGAGTCGCCAGCCGCGATCACTGGTTCTCCGACGTCGCGGCCGGCAGCGTGCTGGGCTATGTGGCGGGCAACTGGCTATGGCAAGCGCAGCGTGATAACAGCCGCTATCAAAGCAATCTGTTGCTCACGCCGAAGCAGGTGGGCGTTCAAGTGAATGTCCCTATCCAATAA
- a CDS encoding TIGR00730 family Rossman fold protein translates to MSLSDKLPQTSDRHATMQRFRSREAWHVMKILSEFVESAEELQGITPAVSIFGSARTPRDHKYYKLTEDVARRLSDSGFSVISGGGPGIMEAANKGAFYGRSPSVALNIVLPHEQKPNDYQDLAVKFNHFFSRKVMFVKHAIAYVVMPGGFGTLDEMFEALTLIQTGKSRKIPIILCCSEFWSGLLDWVKDRLVSEGMINPDDLNLIQLIDDPQQIVETIFKHYETRGFDALPEEREQMLNL, encoded by the coding sequence ATGAGCTTGTCCGATAAGTTACCGCAGACCAGTGATCGCCATGCCACCATGCAGCGCTTCCGCTCGCGCGAAGCCTGGCATGTGATGAAGATACTGTCGGAGTTTGTCGAGTCGGCCGAGGAGTTGCAAGGCATTACGCCGGCCGTCAGCATTTTTGGCAGCGCCCGCACGCCGCGAGATCACAAATACTACAAACTGACCGAAGACGTGGCGAGAAGACTGTCCGATTCGGGCTTTTCAGTGATATCCGGGGGCGGCCCCGGCATCATGGAGGCCGCCAACAAGGGGGCATTTTACGGCAGAAGTCCATCGGTGGCGCTGAACATTGTGCTGCCGCACGAACAAAAACCCAACGACTACCAAGACCTGGCGGTCAAATTCAACCACTTCTTCAGCCGCAAGGTCATGTTCGTCAAACATGCCATCGCCTATGTGGTGATGCCCGGCGGCTTCGGCACGCTGGACGAGATGTTCGAGGCGCTGACGCTGATCCAGACCGGCAAGAGCCGCAAGATCCCCATCATCTTGTGCTGCAGCGAGTTCTGGAGCGGCCTGCTGGACTGGGTGAAAGACCGGCTGGTGTCCGAAGGCATGATCAATCCGGACGACCTGAACCTGATCCAATTGATCGACGATCCGCAACAAATCGTCGAAACCATTTTCAAACATTACGAAACCCGAGGCTTCGACGCGCTGCCTGAAGAGCGCGAACAGATGCTGAACCTTTAA
- a CDS encoding Tfp pilus assembly protein FimT/FimU: MRTQSGITLIESLAALALACALMAMAAPMFASTLERYRLRQQALILTSVLWHARSEAVRLNQPVYVCAANLKTNLELQGCLPPMGGMRQLWPEGALAFADLDAPGNGAYNGGERLKLAMLDGRRVAVANRMRQLMFTVEGRVWPSEDVDFWLSGASGHCLRVHLAANGAARLGEVDDGCG, encoded by the coding sequence ATGCGCACGCAAAGCGGCATCACTTTGATCGAGTCATTGGCGGCCTTGGCTCTTGCCTGCGCGCTGATGGCGATGGCTGCGCCTATGTTCGCCTCTACTTTGGAGCGTTACCGTTTGCGGCAGCAGGCGCTTATCTTGACCTCGGTGCTGTGGCATGCCCGCAGCGAGGCTGTGCGGCTGAACCAGCCGGTTTATGTGTGCGCCGCCAATCTCAAAACCAATCTGGAGCTGCAAGGATGTCTGCCGCCGATGGGCGGCATGCGCCAGCTCTGGCCGGAGGGCGCATTGGCATTTGCCGATCTCGATGCGCCGGGCAACGGCGCATACAACGGCGGCGAGCGCTTGAAGCTAGCCATGCTGGATGGACGGCGCGTCGCGGTGGCCAATCGGATGCGGCAGCTGATGTTTACCGTGGAAGGCCGGGTGTGGCCGAGCGAGGACGTGGATTTCTGGTTGAGCGGAGCCAGCGGCCATTGTTTGCGCGTGCATCTGGCCGCCAATGGGGCGGCAAGGCTGGGCGAGGTGGACGATGGCTGCGGCTAA
- a CDS encoding homoserine kinase yields the protein MSVYTTVSRESLQNWLQGYALGQLLELQGIAAGITNTNYFVTTTHGRYVLTLFETLQLDELPFYLSLMSHLAKHGVACPAPIADHTDHFASPLAGKPASLVSCLSGADVSQPSAAQCRAVGEMLAQMHKASATFPLKMRNPRGPRWWSQAAQQLYPLLDAETAALLRQEIQLQDSHRFDHLPSGVIHADLFRDNVLMDGDKISGFIDFYYACNDVLLYDIAIAVNDWARLENGELDDSLARAFLEGYQSERALTEDEKACWPVMLRAAALRFWVSRLHDLHQPVEGDLTYTKDPAVFQRLLAAHAKRLDFWMV from the coding sequence ATGTCGGTTTACACCACGGTCAGCCGGGAATCGCTGCAAAACTGGCTGCAGGGTTACGCCTTGGGGCAGTTGCTTGAGCTGCAAGGCATCGCGGCGGGCATCACCAACACCAACTACTTCGTCACCACCACGCACGGCCGCTACGTGCTGACGCTGTTCGAAACGCTGCAACTGGACGAGCTGCCGTTCTACCTGTCGCTGATGAGCCACCTGGCCAAACACGGCGTAGCCTGTCCCGCCCCCATCGCCGACCATACCGACCATTTCGCGTCCCCGCTGGCCGGCAAACCGGCCAGCTTGGTTTCCTGCCTGAGCGGCGCGGACGTCAGCCAACCCAGCGCCGCGCAATGCCGCGCAGTGGGCGAAATGCTGGCGCAGATGCACAAGGCCTCCGCCACCTTCCCGCTGAAAATGCGCAATCCGCGCGGCCCGCGGTGGTGGAGCCAGGCCGCGCAGCAGCTCTATCCGCTGCTGGACGCGGAAACCGCCGCGCTGCTGCGCCAGGAAATCCAGCTGCAGGACAGCCATCGCTTCGATCATCTGCCATCCGGCGTGATCCATGCCGACCTGTTCCGCGACAATGTGCTGATGGACGGCGACAAGATCAGCGGCTTCATCGATTTCTACTACGCCTGCAACGATGTGCTGCTGTACGACATCGCCATCGCCGTCAACGATTGGGCGCGCCTGGAAAACGGTGAGCTGGACGACAGCCTCGCCCGCGCCTTCCTGGAAGGCTACCAGTCCGAGCGCGCGCTGACCGAGGACGAAAAAGCCTGCTGGCCAGTCATGTTGCGGGCCGCGGCATTGCGCTTCTGGGTATCCAGGCTCCATGATCTGCATCAGCCGGTGGAGGGCGATCTGACCTATACCAAAGACCCGGCCGTCTTCCAGCGGTTGCTGGCAGCCCACGCCAAGCGCCTTGACTTCTGGATGGTCTAG
- a CDS encoding pilus assembly protein, whose amino-acid sequence MSAGQRGAALLMVTALLAMLSLLALSVSQNVVGLARLQRNVSDRQRAAQSAGLALPQAEAWVAALDKKLNMADRAQKPADLYGPAGIFPPHCQGPAGKGVCEPTVPPHKRMQDGVLVLHPCGTSQELALETGQTQPWCPAKVRHGVNHWANPRFMVELVDPRFPVEGQPGTARLYRITVRAWGLSERSAATMQSWYRVVRLEDMSVQGKRLNHMEVLE is encoded by the coding sequence ATGAGCGCCGGCCAACGCGGCGCGGCATTGCTGATGGTGACGGCGCTGCTGGCGATGCTGAGCCTGCTGGCTTTGAGCGTTTCGCAGAACGTCGTCGGATTGGCGAGGCTGCAGCGCAACGTGTCGGATCGGCAAAGGGCTGCGCAGTCGGCGGGTTTGGCTTTGCCGCAGGCTGAAGCCTGGGTCGCGGCGCTGGATAAGAAACTGAATATGGCGGATAGAGCGCAAAAGCCCGCTGATCTGTATGGCCCTGCTGGAATTTTTCCCCCTCATTGCCAAGGGCCCGCCGGCAAAGGGGTATGCGAGCCGACAGTGCCGCCGCATAAGCGCATGCAGGATGGCGTGTTGGTGCTGCACCCTTGCGGGACGAGCCAGGAATTGGCGCTGGAGACGGGACAAACGCAGCCTTGGTGTCCGGCCAAAGTGCGGCATGGCGTCAATCACTGGGCCAACCCGCGCTTCATGGTGGAATTGGTGGATCCTCGGTTTCCGGTGGAGGGCCAGCCTGGCACGGCTCGCTTGTATCGCATCACCGTACGGGCCTGGGGCCTCAGCGAGCGCAGCGCCGCCACGATGCAAAGCTGGTATCGAGTGGTTCGACTGGAAGATATGAGCGTGCAGGGCAAACGCCTCAACCATATGGAGGTGCTGGAATGA
- a CDS encoding DUF2782 domain-containing protein, which translates to MRRSIALLLLLPLAPAFAAEAPSAPPKSVVPPPPVITQDNAAEPEPEVRLIQKGDDKIEEYRLNGQLYMIKVTPSHGVPYYLIDDNGSGTMKQVDPNTRIVIPRWVLVRF; encoded by the coding sequence ATGCGCCGTTCAATCGCCCTCCTTCTTCTCCTGCCGCTGGCGCCCGCCTTCGCCGCTGAAGCGCCGTCCGCGCCGCCCAAATCGGTGGTGCCGCCGCCGCCGGTCATCACTCAGGACAACGCCGCCGAGCCGGAGCCGGAGGTGCGCCTGATCCAGAAGGGCGACGACAAGATCGAGGAATACCGCTTGAACGGCCAGCTTTACATGATCAAAGTCACGCCTTCGCATGGCGTGCCGTATTACCTGATCGACGACAACGGCTCCGGCACCATGAAGCAGGTTGATCCGAACACCCGCATCGTGATCCCGCGCTGGGTTCTGGTCAGGTTCTAA
- the polA gene encoding DNA polymerase I: MKTLLLIDGSSYLYRAFHAMPDLRSPDGRPVGAVYGMVNMLRRLEKEVEFDYSACVFDAKGKTFRDDLYPEYKANRPSMPEELASQITAVHDVVQASGWPMLVVPGVEADDVIGTLARTAAAAGMQVIISTGDKDMAQLVTPAVTLVNTMTNELLDEAGVKEKFGVPPSLIIDYLTLIGDKVDNVPGVDKCGPKTAVKWLEQYGDLDAVVAQADSVGGKVGENLRAALDWLPMGKRLITIDCEVDLKTDLPHGLPGLQHGQKDKPRLAELFLDLGFRTFYHEVTAGEEMPAVVQRQEEAPAAQSDLFGGADDAVAAAPAVPANVERHYETILTNAQLDAWLAKLAAAKVVSFDTETTSLDPMQARIVGVSFSVEAGHAAYLPLEHHYAGAPEQLGLDAALARLKPWLEDAGQKKCGQNLKYDSHVLANHGIALRGIVDDSMLASYVLESHQRHNMDDLARRHLGENTVSYEEICGKGAKQIGFGEVDVDVAANYAAEDADITLRLNQHFAGQLSGDLEKIYRDIELPVAEVLFKMERHGVLIDRDKLAAQSHQLGSQMLQLEQQAYELAGQPFNLNSPKQLQEILFGKLAIPTKGVKKTPSGGYSTDESVLEQLALDHPLPKRILEYRGLAKLKSTYTDKLPTLIYPQTGRVHTTYAQAVAITGRLSSNDPNLQNIPVRTAEGRRVREAFIAPAGWQIVSADYSQIELRIMAHLSGDEGMQKAFASGEDIHRATAAEVFGVDLGAVTSDQRRAAKAINFGLIYGMSAFGLAAQLDIERSAAQQYIDRYFMRYPGVAEYMQSTREKAREQGYVETVFGRRLYLPDIKLSNPGRRAGAERAAINAPMQGTAADLIKLAMIAVQDWLERDGLQSKLIMQVHDELVLEVPQAELELVKRRLPEIMAGAADLSVPLLAEVGAGDSWEAAH; this comes from the coding sequence ATGAAAACATTGTTATTGATCGACGGCTCTTCTTACTTGTACCGCGCCTTTCACGCGATGCCCGATTTGCGATCCCCGGATGGCCGCCCGGTGGGGGCTGTCTATGGCATGGTGAACATGCTCAGGCGGCTGGAGAAGGAGGTTGAATTCGATTATAGCGCCTGCGTCTTCGACGCGAAGGGCAAGACCTTCCGCGACGACCTGTACCCCGAATACAAGGCCAATCGCCCGTCGATGCCCGAGGAGCTTGCCTCCCAGATTACGGCGGTCCACGACGTGGTGCAAGCTTCCGGCTGGCCGATGCTGGTGGTGCCGGGGGTGGAGGCGGACGATGTGATCGGCACGCTGGCGCGCACGGCGGCGGCGGCGGGCATGCAGGTGATCATCTCCACCGGCGACAAGGACATGGCCCAGTTGGTGACGCCGGCGGTGACGCTGGTCAACACCATGACCAACGAGCTGCTGGACGAGGCCGGGGTAAAGGAGAAGTTCGGCGTGCCGCCTAGCCTGATCATCGACTACCTGACCCTGATCGGCGACAAGGTGGACAATGTGCCTGGCGTCGACAAGTGCGGGCCGAAAACCGCGGTGAAATGGCTGGAACAATACGGCGATCTGGACGCTGTCGTCGCCCAGGCCGACAGCGTCGGCGGCAAGGTGGGCGAGAATCTGCGCGCCGCGCTGGATTGGCTGCCGATGGGCAAGCGGCTGATCACCATCGATTGCGAAGTGGATCTCAAGACCGACCTGCCGCACGGCTTGCCGGGCCTGCAGCATGGCCAGAAGGACAAGCCGCGGCTGGCCGAATTGTTCCTGGATCTGGGTTTCCGCACCTTCTATCACGAAGTGACCGCGGGCGAGGAGATGCCTGCCGTCGTCCAGCGCCAGGAAGAAGCGCCCGCCGCGCAGAGCGATTTATTCGGCGGCGCGGACGACGCTGTCGCGGCAGCTCCTGCGGTTCCCGCGAATGTCGAGCGCCATTACGAAACCATCCTCACCAACGCGCAACTGGACGCCTGGCTGGCAAAGCTGGCGGCGGCCAAGGTGGTGTCCTTCGACACCGAAACCACCAGCCTCGATCCGATGCAGGCGCGCATCGTCGGCGTCAGCTTCTCGGTGGAGGCCGGCCATGCCGCCTACCTGCCGCTGGAGCATCATTACGCCGGCGCGCCGGAGCAGCTGGGGCTGGATGCGGCCCTGGCCAGGCTCAAGCCCTGGCTGGAGGACGCCGGCCAGAAGAAGTGCGGCCAGAACCTGAAGTACGACAGCCACGTGCTGGCCAACCATGGCATCGCCCTGCGCGGCATCGTCGATGATTCGATGCTGGCCTCCTACGTGCTGGAAAGCCATCAGCGTCATAATATGGACGATCTGGCGCGCCGCCACCTGGGTGAGAACACCGTCAGCTACGAGGAGATCTGCGGCAAAGGCGCCAAGCAGATCGGTTTCGGCGAGGTGGACGTGGACGTCGCCGCCAATTACGCGGCCGAAGACGCCGACATCACGCTGCGTTTGAACCAGCATTTCGCCGGCCAATTGAGCGGCGACCTGGAAAAGATCTATCGCGACATCGAGCTGCCGGTGGCCGAAGTGCTGTTCAAGATGGAACGCCACGGCGTGCTGATCGATCGCGACAAGCTGGCGGCGCAGAGCCACCAGCTGGGCAGCCAGATGCTGCAACTGGAGCAGCAGGCTTACGAGCTGGCCGGCCAGCCGTTCAATCTGAATTCGCCCAAGCAGCTGCAGGAAATCCTGTTCGGCAAGCTGGCCATCCCCACCAAGGGCGTCAAGAAAACGCCGTCGGGCGGCTATTCCACCGATGAATCGGTGCTGGAGCAGCTGGCGCTGGACCACCCGCTGCCCAAACGCATTCTGGAATACCGCGGCCTGGCCAAGCTGAAGTCCACTTATACCGACAAGCTGCCGACGCTGATTTATCCACAGACTGGCCGCGTGCACACGACTTATGCACAGGCGGTGGCGATTACCGGCCGTTTGTCCAGCAACGATCCCAATCTGCAGAACATCCCGGTGCGCACCGCCGAGGGCCGCCGCGTCCGCGAGGCCTTCATCGCGCCGGCTGGCTGGCAGATCGTATCGGCCGACTACTCGCAGATCGAGCTGCGCATCATGGCCCACCTGTCCGGCGACGAAGGCATGCAGAAGGCCTTCGCCAGCGGCGAGGACATTCACCGCGCCACCGCGGCCGAGGTGTTCGGCGTGGATCTCGGCGCGGTGACGTCGGATCAGCGCCGCGCCGCCAAGGCGATCAACTTCGGCCTGATCTACGGCATGAGCGCCTTCGGCCTGGCCGCTCAGCTGGACATCGAGCGCAGCGCTGCCCAGCAGTACATCGACCGCTATTTCATGCGCTATCCGGGCGTGGCGGAGTATATGCAGAGTACGCGTGAGAAAGCGCGCGAGCAAGGCTATGTGGAAACGGTGTTCGGCCGCCGCCTGTATCTGCCGGACATCAAGCTGTCCAATCCGGGCCGCCGCGCCGGCGCCGAGCGCGCCGCGATCAACGCGCCGATGCAAGGCACCGCGGCCGATCTGATCAAGCTGGCGATGATAGCGGTGCAGGACTGGCTGGAGCGCGATGGCTTGCAAAGCAAGCTGATCATGCAGGTGCACGACGAACTGGTGCTGGAAGTGCCGCAAGCCGAGCTGGAGCTGGTCAAGCGCCGCCTGCCGGAAATCATGGCCGGCGCGGCGGATTTGAGCGTGCCGCTGTTGGCGGAAGTCGGCGCCGGCGACAGCTGGGAAGCCGCGCACTGA
- a CDS encoding type IV pilin protein, protein MKPWRERGFSLLELMMGLAIAVLLLAAAAPAYQQYMQRARLDEAKSALLQDGHFMQQWFRRHGAYLSAANAEWPSLPILQTTAFDIGLSSQTPSDENLASITFTLVASPKAGSGLEEWMLKLDQDGNIQQCRQESGMEKCRL, encoded by the coding sequence ATGAAACCATGGCGAGAGCGAGGCTTCAGCTTGCTGGAGCTGATGATGGGCCTGGCGATAGCGGTGCTGTTGCTGGCGGCTGCGGCCCCGGCCTATCAGCAGTATATGCAGCGAGCCAGGCTGGATGAGGCCAAGTCGGCCTTGTTGCAGGATGGCCATTTCATGCAGCAATGGTTTCGCCGACACGGCGCGTATCTGTCGGCGGCCAATGCGGAATGGCCTTCCTTGCCGATTTTACAGACGACGGCTTTCGACATCGGCCTGAGCAGCCAGACGCCTTCGGACGAAAATCTGGCGAGCATTACGTTCACCTTGGTCGCGAGTCCTAAAGCGGGCTCCGGCTTGGAGGAATGGATGCTCAAGCTGGATCAGGATGGCAATATCCAGCAATGCCGGCAAGAGAGCGGAATGGAGAAATGCCGTTTGTAG